Genomic segment of Burkholderia pyrrocinia:
CGGGCACGCAGACACGTTCGCGCCCGGTTGATCACCGCTCGGCGGCTCAGGGCACAAACCGTCGAATATTCTCATCACTTCCGAAGCACGCCGGCCGCCGAACGCCATCTCGCGAGCGCGATACGAGCGTCGCCCCCTCTCCATCGGCATTCGAATCACTAGGGAAAATCCGGAGACATCCTTACAGCGATTTACCTGATGATTCACAGGAGCGCCATGTTTCAGCGATTCCGCTTGATGCCGAGCTTTCAATTCGCGTCATGAAGCCGTTGCCGCCACGCGGCAAACGCGATGACCGAAACTGGAAACGGCAGCCGTCGGCGAATCGTCAGGTGTTCAATACTTTCAACAACCCGGTCGAGAGTAATCGTGAGAATCCGTGGCCCGCTGGTGCGGTGGAGACGAGGCGATGCGCAAAACCTGCGCGCCGCGATCTCGTTTTCCGACGACAGTGAGGGCGGGCAACATCCTCGCCTGCCTCTGTCGATCTACACCATCCTGTCCCGCCGTTCCGTTCGCCGTCACAACGCCGTCGCCGCCCGCGCGTCCGTCGCGATCCATACCGACGACGTGGCATCGCTGCTGCCGTAGCGCTGCGCCTCCTTTCCCTTTGTCCGTTCGACCCGCTCGCCGTGTCGCCTGACCGGTGAAGGGATCGGCTCGCACTTCGTTTTCGCGCGATCCGGCTCAAGGTCAAACGGACTCCTGATCGTCGTGCACCGCCATCGCTCGCTGCGAGCGCCGGTTACGCACGCCTGCTCCATCCGATGAACCGTCGCGCAACGACCCGCGAACCATGGATCGACGCGCGCCGATATGGAAAACATCCTCATGCGAATCCCGATGCTTCGCCGTTCGATTGCAACCGCCGCCGTCCTGTCTGCCGCCGCTTTCGCCGGCGCGAATGCCCATGCAGCCGGCGAACTGAACATCTACAACTGGTCCGACTACATCGCGCCGGACACGATCCCGAACTTCCAGAAGCAGACGGGCCTTCACGTCCGCTACGACAACTACGACAGCGACGACACGCTGCAGGCGAAACTGCTGTCGGGAAATTCCGGCTACGACATCGTCGTGCCGACGTCGAACTACATGGCCAAGCAGATCCAGGCGAGCGTCTACCAGCCGCTCGACAAGTCGAAGCTGCCGAACCTGTCGAACCTCGATCCGCTGCTGATGAAGATGGTCGCCGACGCCGATCCGGGCAACCAGTACGGCGTGCCGTGGGCATACGGCACCGACGGCATCGGCTACAACGTGCAGGCCGTGAAGAAGGCGCTCGGCGACAAGGCACCCACCGACAGTTGGGCGCTGGTGTTCGATCCGGCCAACATGGCGAAACTGAAGAGCTGCGGCGTGTCGTTCCTCGACCAGGCCGTCGACGTGTTCGCCGCGACGCTGCAGTACATGGGCAAGGATCCGAACAGTACGAACCCGGCCGACTATCGCGCCGCGTACGAGGTGCTCAAGAAGGTGCGCCCGTACATCACCCAGTTCAACTCGTCGGGCTATATCAACGATCTCGCGAACAACGACCTGTGCGTGTCGTTCGGCTATTCGGGCGACGTCGGCATCGCACACCGTCGCGCCGCAGAAGCGAAACGCCCGTACGAGATCCGCTTCGCGAATCCGAAGGAAGGCGGCCTGCTGTGGTTCGACATGATGGTGATCCCGAAGGATGCGCCGAACCGCGACGCCGCGCTGAAATGGATCAACTACCTGCAGGATCCGAAGGTCAACGCGGGCATCACCAACGCGGTGTTCTATCCGACCGCGAACAAGGCCGCGCGCCAGTACGTGAAGCCCGCGATCGCGCGCGACCTGTCGGTGTATCCCGCCGACGACGTGCTGAGCAGGATGACGCTGCTCAAGCCGATGCCGCCCGAGATTCGCCGGCTGCAGAACCGGCTGTGGGCGCAGTTGAAGACCGGGCGCTGAGCGGCGCGCCGCAACGCCGCGCCTCCGGCAGTCCGGGCCGGAGGCACGCGCCCGATCGCGCCCGCATCAGAACCGGTGAATGATCCCGGCGCCGAACGCGAACTGGTTGCGGGTCGACGACGGCGCCGTGTTGAACCCGTCGCCCAGCGTCGCGGTCGCGTCGACGATGCTGCCCGTGCCGCTCGTGCCGAGCGTCTTGCCCTTCGCATGCTGGTACGCTTCGAGCAGGTACAGCCCCGTGCGTTTCGACAGCGAGTAGTACTGCGACAGGTTGAACTGGTGATACTGCGCGCTGTCGGTAATACCGTTCGACTCGGTCGCACGCGTGTACGCATAACCCGCGCCGAAATCCCACACCGCCGACGGCTTCCAGTGCAGCACCGCGCCGGCCGTGTTGAAAATCGCCGTATTGAAGAACTTCGATGCCGCGCCCGGAATGTATTCGGTGTTGGTGTAGGTGGCCGTCGCGTCCCATGCATCGCTGAACCGGTAACCCAGGCCGACCGCGAACCGCTGCTGCGCCTTCGCTGTCTGGTAGCCGTTCGTGACCGCCGATACACCGATCTGTGCGCCGCCGTTCGACGTCGTCGAATTCGCGCCCCACGTGCCGCCCGCCGTGTTCGAGTTGTTCACGCGCTCGAACGCGACGCCGACGCCGAGCGGGCCGGCCGCATACTGGATGCCGGTCGCCCACGTCGAACCCGCGTTCGTGCTGCCGGCCACGCCGCCGAGCGAATAGGAACCGCTCAGCGTCACGCCATACCATTTCGGCGACGTGTACTCGATCGTGTTGTTCGCGCGGTAGATGGTGTCGAGCCCGTCGACGTCGCCCGGGTGCGCGCCGTAGTAGCCGGTGATCCACGTGGTCGGGCTGAACGGCGACATCGTCTGGTAGTACGACGCATATTGCCGGCCCGCGGTCAGCGTGCCGTACGTGGCGTTCGTCAGCCCGACCCATGCCTGGCGCCCGAAGAGCGCATCGGTGTACTGCGCGGCGCCCGTCGCCGAATTGAAGCCCGATTCGAGCGTGAACACCGCCTTCGTGCCGCCGCCGAGATCCTCGCTGCCCTTCAGCCCGAAACGGCTGCCGGCCCAGACGCCCTGGTTCATCCTGACGACCGACTTCCCGCCGCTCGTCGAGCCGACCGTCGTCGCGTTGCTCTGGTAGCCGATGCCGTTGTCGACGATCCCGTACAGCGTGACGCTGCTCTGCGCGAACGCCGGCGCGACGACGGCCATCGCGACGCCGGACGTCAGCGCCACCCGCAATGCCTGCTTCTTCATTGAACTGTCTCCTTCCTCGCCTGCTTGTGTGAGTGAATTGTCGTGATCGCGGCCTGCCGCCCGGTCAGGGACGATACGCACGCCAGCCATTGCCGCCCGTGCAGACGAGCTGTGAACCCTTGACCTGGCACTGCGCCTCGTAGCCCGGCGAGTACAGCCATTCGCCGGCCCAGTGCAGGTCGACGAACGGGTCGGCCTTCGGTGTATCGGCAACGAAATTCGTCGCGTCGTCGGTGCTGCCGCTGCCTGTGTAGCGCGCGGTGGCCGGGTACGGAAACACCGGGCGCGTACGCGTCGTGTTGCCGTTCGCATCGACGATCGACGCGACGATCCTGCCGGGCGTCGCGCCGGTCTCGGTCCAGGCCATCAGCGGCGTGAGGACGTCGAACACGTTCGGCCCCTGGCCGCCGCCGCAGTGCGCGACACCCGGGAACAGGTAGAAGCGTGCGAAGCGGTCGACCTGCGCGTCGCCCATGGTCTTCTTCATCGCTTCGTAGTACGCGATGCTCGAACGCGGCGAGATGTGCTGATCCTCGAGGCCGTGCCACAGCAGCAGCTTGCCGCCGCGGCCGGCGAAGCGGCCGAGGTCGGGATCGGTCGCAGCCAGGTAGTTCGACACCGGCACCGTCTTCGCGAACGCGTCGAGCGTGAACTTCAGGTCGCCGATCGTCGCTGACGGATACGACGCGTTGTAGGAGTCGAGATAGCGCAGGAACGGCAGCACGAAGCCGATCGTGCCGCTCGGCGCCGTGGCGGTCGCCGGCACGAACAGGTTCCAGTTCAGCTCCGAGCCCCATTCGCGCGACACGAGCGGTTCGAGACGCGTGCCGTTCGCGGTCGTCGCGCCGTCGTGAATCCTACGCACGACGTCGGCTTCCTGCGGCGTCAGGCACGTCGCGGTCGATTGTCCGTTCGCGCATGCCAGCGTCGCGGGATCGAACCGGCACGCGCGCGGGTTGTCGATCACGCCGTCGACCACGCCATCGAGCCCGTCGCACGCCTTCAGCACCGCGGCATGCAGCATCGGCAGCTTGCCGGCGAGCAGGATCGCGTTGCCCGTCTTCGGGTCCGTGTTGACCGCGGCCGGCCACGCGTGATGGAACGTGTTCTGCACGATCAGATCGTTCGCGGGCGCGCCGGCCGCGATGCCGTCGAAATCGTCGGGGAAGCGCTGCGCTTCCATCAGCGCTTCGCGGCCGCCGTCCGAGCAGCCGTCGAAGTACGCGTAGCGCGCGGGCCGTGCATAGAACTTGCCGATGATCGCCTTGGCCACCTGCGCGGTCGCATGCTCGGCGCGATACGCGAAGTCGAGCTTCGCTTTCGGGTCGAGCGCCCACGCACCGTCGTTGCCGCCTTCGTGGCCCATGTCGGTCGCGGCCATCGCGATCGTCCCGTTGGTGACCGGCACGCAGGTCGACGCCATCGGCGCATTGACCGACAGGTTGCCGCACAGTCCGCCGCATCCCGTCTGCAGATAACGTTGCGTCCAGCCCTGCGTCGGCAGTTGCAGTTCGAACAGCGACGCGCCCGGTCCGATCGTGCCTTTCACGTCGCACATGGGCGCCGGCAGCGTGTTGTTGCCGACGACCGTACCGGCCGGCAGCAGCACCGCCGACGTGATCGTGACGGTGCCGTCGGTCACGCCGCTCAGGTCGAGCGCCGCGACGGCCGGGCACGACATCGCAGGCATCACCGCCGGAAGATTCGCGAGACCGCCGGCAGCGCTCGCGGCGCTTGCCGCGTTCGGCCAGCCGGCCAACGCCGCGCACAACCACACCATGCCGATCGCCAGCATCCGGACCAGCGCATCGCGCCGGACGCCTGCCGTGCGACGCCATGCGCGCACGCTCCACCCTGCCCTGCAGTTCGTCTGCATTCCTGTCTCCTGTCGTTCTGGTTGGCATGCCGCATGGTCGTCGAGAGACGATGCGGCGACTTCACGAAGATCCTGCGATACATCGGTCGGATCGAGGCGGTACCTCATTCGCCTCTTGCTCAGCATAACTAATCTCAATGCACACCCGCGTTGCGAAGAAAGCCGAATCTCATCTGATCCGTTTATCGATTCCGGTGTGACGCTGCGGCTGCGCTGCTATCCGGCCTTACGCCGGTTCCATCCCGCATTCACGCTTGACGCGATCGGCCTGCGGCGACGCCAGATACGCGAGAAACGCCGCAGCAGCGTCACAATCGTGCGCCGTCCGGCACACCGCGGCGGCAAACACCGT
This window contains:
- a CDS encoding porin gives rise to the protein MKKQALRVALTSGVAMAVVAPAFAQSSVTLYGIVDNGIGYQSNATTVGSTSGGKSVVRMNQGVWAGSRFGLKGSEDLGGGTKAVFTLESGFNSATGAAQYTDALFGRQAWVGLTNATYGTLTAGRQYASYYQTMSPFSPTTWITGYYGAHPGDVDGLDTIYRANNTIEYTSPKWYGVTLSGSYSLGGVAGSTNAGSTWATGIQYAAGPLGVGVAFERVNNSNTAGGTWGANSTTSNGGAQIGVSAVTNGYQTAKAQQRFAVGLGYRFSDAWDATATYTNTEYIPGAASKFFNTAIFNTAGAVLHWKPSAVWDFGAGYAYTRATESNGITDSAQYHQFNLSQYYSLSKRTGLYLLEAYQHAKGKTLGTSGTGSIVDATATLGDGFNTAPSSTRNQFAFGAGIIHRF
- a CDS encoding tannase/feruloyl esterase family alpha/beta hydrolase, which gives rise to MQTNCRAGWSVRAWRRTAGVRRDALVRMLAIGMVWLCAALAGWPNAASAASAAGGLANLPAVMPAMSCPAVAALDLSGVTDGTVTITSAVLLPAGTVVGNNTLPAPMCDVKGTIGPGASLFELQLPTQGWTQRYLQTGCGGLCGNLSVNAPMASTCVPVTNGTIAMAATDMGHEGGNDGAWALDPKAKLDFAYRAEHATAQVAKAIIGKFYARPARYAYFDGCSDGGREALMEAQRFPDDFDGIAAGAPANDLIVQNTFHHAWPAAVNTDPKTGNAILLAGKLPMLHAAVLKACDGLDGVVDGVIDNPRACRFDPATLACANGQSTATCLTPQEADVVRRIHDGATTANGTRLEPLVSREWGSELNWNLFVPATATAPSGTIGFVLPFLRYLDSYNASYPSATIGDLKFTLDAFAKTVPVSNYLAATDPDLGRFAGRGGKLLLWHGLEDQHISPRSSIAYYEAMKKTMGDAQVDRFARFYLFPGVAHCGGGQGPNVFDVLTPLMAWTETGATPGRIVASIVDANGNTTRTRPVFPYPATARYTGSGSTDDATNFVADTPKADPFVDLHWAGEWLYSPGYEAQCQVKGSQLVCTGGNGWRAYRP
- a CDS encoding polyamine ABC transporter substrate-binding protein, producing the protein MRIPMLRRSIATAAVLSAAAFAGANAHAAGELNIYNWSDYIAPDTIPNFQKQTGLHVRYDNYDSDDTLQAKLLSGNSGYDIVVPTSNYMAKQIQASVYQPLDKSKLPNLSNLDPLLMKMVADADPGNQYGVPWAYGTDGIGYNVQAVKKALGDKAPTDSWALVFDPANMAKLKSCGVSFLDQAVDVFAATLQYMGKDPNSTNPADYRAAYEVLKKVRPYITQFNSSGYINDLANNDLCVSFGYSGDVGIAHRRAAEAKRPYEIRFANPKEGGLLWFDMMVIPKDAPNRDAALKWINYLQDPKVNAGITNAVFYPTANKAARQYVKPAIARDLSVYPADDVLSRMTLLKPMPPEIRRLQNRLWAQLKTGR